One Gemmatimonas sp. DNA segment encodes these proteins:
- a CDS encoding class I SAM-dependent methyltransferase, whose amino-acid sequence MATLIAPETAAASTRAFPAQTSRHWGRPRRARHNIGHHELTGQYRIDLRDQAPDLFDDVSTMDWSTLTWRDVGRPYRTEKWSSARTSYEQTHQQPLPIIDGWRLFNTAFHQFFLTDVPEAQAQAKSQFGAALSRMDLHEAKEALQDIAYLAVWNKIMRVEDAVWDPRGKRALFAGLEVKKPRILFLGAADGYEAMQLAAMYPGGEIVLVDYDAFCATDRFGKFPLDYPFLGVDPTTGHQRVWYRDEMPIHFEVADIRDLEYGREFDVVVSIGLLEHFPDAHKAECLEMHRRFLKPGGTVVMTTPRNQFKSRVFYNLMADWMNHGYRELMDVRQMGLYCHENGFEIQRAGVIKAHNGLVMKLR is encoded by the coding sequence ATGGCTACGCTGATCGCCCCCGAAACCGCCGCGGCCAGCACGCGCGCCTTTCCTGCCCAGACCAGTCGCCACTGGGGACGACCGCGTCGCGCGCGTCACAACATCGGCCACCACGAGCTCACGGGCCAGTATCGCATTGACCTGCGCGATCAGGCCCCCGACCTGTTCGACGATGTGAGCACGATGGATTGGTCAACGCTCACGTGGCGGGACGTGGGTCGGCCATATCGCACGGAGAAGTGGTCGAGTGCGCGCACCAGCTACGAGCAGACCCACCAGCAGCCCCTGCCCATCATCGACGGGTGGCGCCTGTTCAATACGGCGTTCCATCAGTTCTTCCTGACCGATGTGCCCGAGGCGCAAGCCCAAGCGAAGTCGCAGTTCGGTGCGGCGTTGTCGCGCATGGATCTGCACGAGGCCAAGGAGGCGCTGCAGGATATCGCCTACCTCGCCGTGTGGAACAAGATCATGCGGGTGGAAGACGCCGTGTGGGATCCGCGCGGCAAGCGCGCGCTGTTTGCCGGGCTCGAGGTGAAGAAGCCGCGCATTCTGTTTCTTGGCGCGGCCGATGGCTACGAGGCGATGCAGCTGGCCGCGATGTATCCCGGCGGCGAGATCGTGCTGGTGGACTACGATGCGTTTTGCGCGACCGACCGCTTCGGCAAGTTCCCGCTCGACTATCCCTTCCTTGGCGTTGACCCCACCACGGGTCATCAGCGCGTGTGGTACCGCGATGAGATGCCCATTCACTTCGAGGTCGCCGACATTCGCGATCTGGAGTACGGACGTGAGTTCGATGTGGTGGTATCGATCGGCCTGTTGGAGCATTTCCCCGATGCGCACAAGGCCGAGTGTCTCGAGATGCACCGGCGATTCCTCAAGCCGGGCGGGACCGTCGTGATGACGACGCCGCGCAATCAGTTCAAGTCGCGCGTGTTCTACAATCTCATGGCCGACTGGATGAACCACGGCTATCGCGAACTGATGGACGTGCGTCAGATGGGATTGTACTGCCACGAAAACGGCTTCGAGATTCAACGGGCCGGCGTGATCAAGGCACACAATGGGTTGGTGATGAAGCTGCGGTAG
- a CDS encoding heavy metal translocating P-type ATPase encodes MHTTMMTATIADDVLCAHCGLSVPEGLLEADAERQFCCSGCHTAFGILHAHGLDAYYGFSERREAPIRASGRSYDEFDHPAFANLYVTALPNGLSRTELYLEGVHCASCVWLVERVPLLVAGVLRAELDVRRSLAVVEWDISTVPLSRIAQSLDTLGYPPHPFRGVARADMRKREDRAMLVRIGIAGAIAINVMLAALALYAGELNTMDANFTRFFRWVSFAITVPAFIWPGRVFFTGAWASLRTRALHMDLPIAIALAAGFVRGAMNTITDSGPIYFDGLALLIFALLVGRFLQQRGQRMAVDAAEELHAIAPSTARVVENDIVRDIPSEALLPGMLLDVRAGDSFPADGVVMRGHSSVNAALLTGESRPTSVSVGQMVYAGTLNVESPLRVQVEQAGETSRIAKLMRQVEASAKRRAPIVQMANRMAGIFTAVVLLAAATTFVIKSQLSAAHALDDAIALLIVTCPCALALATPLAITVAVGRAARRGMLIKGGDALELLATPGIIVLDKTGTITEGRTALAAWHGPDWVKPLVLALEDGSSHPLADGFRRAWPGLPTATVSASRHVVGGGLEGTVDGRAVRVGSPRFVRESMISIDESLHPVINDLDRTLTPVHIAIDGVLVAIAGLGDRVREDALVSLQQLRGRGWRTVMLSGDVQDVVASVGRALAFEAQDSIGAVSPEDKLAFVERLKATSGCTVVMVGDGVNDAAAIAAAHVGIGVHGGAEACLATADVYLTRPGLGALVELTEGSRRTLRVIRRNIALSIAYNLIGASLAVFGLLTPLIAAILMPTSSITVVLGSWYSSTFPRSKTTESIS; translated from the coding sequence GTGCACACCACCATGATGACGGCGACCATTGCCGACGACGTGCTGTGCGCGCACTGTGGTCTGTCCGTGCCCGAGGGCTTGCTGGAAGCCGACGCCGAGCGGCAGTTCTGCTGCAGCGGCTGCCATACCGCCTTCGGGATTCTGCACGCGCACGGGCTCGATGCGTACTACGGATTCTCTGAGCGACGCGAAGCACCGATCCGGGCATCGGGGCGCAGCTACGACGAGTTCGATCATCCCGCGTTCGCCAATCTCTACGTCACCGCGCTGCCCAACGGCCTGTCACGCACCGAGCTCTATCTCGAGGGGGTGCATTGCGCGTCGTGCGTGTGGCTGGTGGAACGCGTGCCGCTGCTGGTAGCGGGCGTGCTTCGGGCTGAGCTCGATGTCCGGCGCTCCCTGGCGGTCGTCGAGTGGGATATCTCCACGGTGCCGCTGTCTCGCATCGCGCAGTCGCTCGATACGCTGGGCTATCCGCCGCATCCATTTCGCGGCGTGGCGCGGGCCGACATGCGGAAGCGCGAGGACCGCGCGATGCTGGTGCGCATCGGCATTGCGGGTGCCATCGCGATCAACGTGATGCTCGCCGCGTTGGCGCTCTACGCCGGCGAACTCAACACGATGGACGCCAACTTCACGCGCTTCTTCCGCTGGGTGAGTTTCGCGATCACGGTGCCGGCGTTCATCTGGCCGGGCCGCGTGTTCTTCACCGGCGCCTGGGCGTCGTTGCGCACGCGCGCGCTGCACATGGACTTGCCGATCGCGATCGCGCTCGCGGCCGGGTTCGTGCGCGGCGCGATGAATACGATCACCGACTCGGGTCCGATCTACTTCGACGGACTGGCGCTGCTGATTTTCGCGTTGCTGGTGGGGCGCTTCCTGCAGCAGCGCGGTCAGCGCATGGCGGTCGACGCCGCCGAAGAGTTGCACGCGATTGCGCCCAGCACGGCTCGCGTGGTCGAGAACGACATCGTGCGCGACATTCCGAGTGAGGCGCTCCTGCCGGGAATGCTACTCGATGTACGGGCGGGTGACTCCTTCCCCGCCGACGGCGTGGTGATGCGCGGGCATTCGAGTGTGAACGCGGCGCTGCTGACCGGTGAATCGCGTCCGACGTCGGTCAGCGTTGGCCAGATGGTCTACGCCGGCACGTTGAACGTCGAATCCCCGTTGCGCGTGCAGGTCGAACAGGCCGGCGAGACGAGCCGGATTGCGAAGCTCATGCGACAGGTCGAAGCGAGTGCCAAGCGTCGCGCGCCGATCGTGCAGATGGCGAATCGCATGGCGGGCATCTTCACTGCCGTCGTACTGCTGGCCGCCGCGACGACCTTTGTGATCAAGTCACAGCTGTCGGCGGCGCACGCGCTCGATGATGCGATCGCGCTCCTGATTGTGACATGCCCGTGCGCGCTTGCCCTCGCCACGCCGTTGGCGATCACCGTCGCGGTCGGGCGCGCGGCTCGTCGTGGTATGCTGATCAAGGGCGGCGATGCCCTCGAACTGCTGGCAACGCCCGGCATCATCGTGCTCGACAAGACGGGCACCATCACCGAAGGACGCACGGCCCTCGCCGCGTGGCATGGTCCCGATTGGGTGAAGCCGCTGGTGCTCGCATTGGAAGATGGATCCTCGCATCCGCTGGCCGATGGGTTTCGTCGCGCCTGGCCCGGATTGCCCACGGCCACCGTGTCCGCGTCACGCCACGTTGTCGGCGGTGGACTCGAAGGCACCGTTGATGGACGCGCCGTACGTGTCGGATCGCCGCGTTTTGTGCGGGAATCCATGATTTCGATCGATGAATCGCTGCACCCTGTGATAAATGACCTCGATCGCACACTTACGCCGGTCCATATCGCGATTGATGGCGTGCTCGTTGCTATAGCAGGTCTTGGCGATCGGGTACGCGAGGACGCACTCGTCTCGCTTCAGCAGTTGCGTGGACGCGGGTGGCGGACCGTGATGCTGAGTGGTGATGTCCAGGACGTGGTTGCGTCGGTGGGCCGGGCGCTTGCCTTCGAAGCGCAAGACTCCATCGGCGCAGTCTCGCCCGAGGACAAGCTCGCCTTTGTCGAACGACTCAAGGCCACGTCGGGCTGCACCGTTGTCATGGTGGGCGATGGCGTGAACGACGCGGCGGCGATTGCCGCCGCGCACGTGGGCATCGGTGTGCATGGCGGGGCCGAAGCGTGTCTCGCTACCGCCGACGTCTACCTCACGCGACCGGGACTCGGCGCGCTGGTCGAGCTCACGGAAGGCTCGCGCCGCACGCTGCGCGTGATTCGCCGCAATATCGCCCTCTCGATCGCGTACAATCTCATCGGAGCCAGTCTTGCGGTGTTCGGCCTGCTGACCCCGCTCATCGCCGCGATCCTCATGCCGACGAGTTCGATCACCGTCGTCCTGGGCTCTTGGTACAGCAGCACGTTTCCGCGATCGAAGACTACGGAGTCAATCTCATGA
- a CDS encoding nuclear transport factor 2 family protein codes for MARSVREDEEAHHDVSGVTMTGVVQIRTLREQSNQAIAAHDADRTVSFMAPDIVVGVAGGPTLNGRVASREAFAEQFADKAFVTYVRTIEQITLADPMRATERGRWVGRWRLKAGMHEQGGNYVAEWRFSEMGWLIHSETFFEA; via the coding sequence GTGGCTCGATCAGTACGTGAAGACGAAGAAGCGCACCACGATGTGAGCGGCGTGACCATGACGGGAGTCGTACAGATTCGTACCCTGCGCGAGCAATCCAATCAGGCGATTGCCGCGCATGACGCCGACCGCACAGTGTCGTTCATGGCACCGGATATCGTGGTCGGCGTGGCCGGTGGCCCCACGCTGAACGGACGCGTCGCGTCGCGCGAGGCTTTCGCCGAACAGTTCGCCGACAAAGCGTTCGTGACCTACGTGCGCACGATCGAGCAGATCACGCTGGCCGACCCGATGCGCGCCACCGAGCGCGGACGCTGGGTCGGCCGGTGGCGCCTCAAGGCGGGGATGCACGAACAGGGCGGCAACTATGTTGCCGAGTGGCGCTTCAGCGAAATGGGCTGGCTGATCCACTCGGAGACATTCTTCGAGGCGTAG
- the ccoS gene encoding cbb3-type cytochrome oxidase assembly protein CcoS — MSVIYLVLPLALIIVGGAVLAFVWSAKSGQYDDLETPAVRVLHD, encoded by the coding sequence ATGAGCGTCATCTATCTGGTTCTACCGCTGGCCCTCATCATCGTGGGCGGCGCCGTGCTGGCGTTCGTGTGGAGCGCCAAGAGCGGGCAGTACGACGACCTCGAGACGCCCGCCGTGCGGGTCCTCCACGACTGA
- a CDS encoding aldo/keto reductase: protein MTTIPRYTLAPGLEISRVLTGLWQLADMERDGRVFDRDAAAHAMTEYLEHGFTTFDMADHYGSAEEVAGIFRQQGRPGTSVQCLTKWVPEPGPVTAADVRTAVDRACARLRTDRIDVLQFHAWTFADPRWLDALWYLEAERDAGRIGAIGLTNVDTAHLRVAVASGIRIASNQVSGSLLDTRFTTKLAPYALANGVGVLCYGTLLGGFLSERWLGAAEPDWDGLSTWSQMKYGRFIRAAGGWASFQGVLRSAHAVAAKHGVSIAAVASKWVLDQPGVAGVIVGARLGQSAHVADTAKLFTFTLDESDLRTIADAQSALSAIPGDCGDEYRHAPYLTASGDLSHHVSQFPAPFTTRPGVNGRTLALSGTVWEPMAGYSRAVRKGQSISVSGTTATHGDRLIGGTDAAAQAHFAIDKIAGAIQSLGGTLEDVVRTRVFVSNVDHWEPVARAHGERFGHILPANTLVEAQLVGAEYLVEIEADAIVADAIVSEA from the coding sequence ATGACCACGATTCCCCGCTACACGCTTGCGCCCGGTCTCGAGATTTCCCGTGTACTGACCGGTCTCTGGCAATTGGCCGACATGGAGCGCGACGGGCGCGTGTTCGATCGCGACGCGGCCGCGCACGCGATGACCGAGTATCTCGAGCACGGCTTCACGACCTTCGACATGGCCGATCACTACGGGTCGGCCGAAGAAGTGGCGGGCATCTTTCGCCAGCAGGGGAGGCCCGGCACATCGGTGCAGTGCCTCACCAAGTGGGTGCCCGAGCCGGGCCCGGTGACTGCCGCGGATGTGCGCACGGCCGTCGATCGCGCCTGCGCCCGACTGCGCACCGACCGCATCGATGTACTGCAGTTTCACGCCTGGACCTTCGCCGATCCGCGTTGGCTCGATGCGTTATGGTATCTGGAAGCCGAACGCGATGCCGGACGCATCGGCGCGATCGGCCTCACCAACGTCGATACCGCGCACCTGCGTGTCGCGGTGGCCAGCGGCATTCGCATTGCGAGCAATCAGGTGAGTGGATCGTTGCTCGATACGCGCTTCACCACCAAGCTCGCCCCGTATGCGTTGGCGAACGGTGTCGGCGTGCTCTGCTACGGCACGCTGCTGGGCGGATTCCTTAGTGAGCGCTGGCTGGGCGCCGCCGAGCCCGACTGGGACGGGCTGAGCACCTGGTCGCAGATGAAGTACGGCCGGTTCATTCGTGCCGCCGGTGGCTGGGCCTCGTTTCAGGGCGTGCTACGCTCGGCGCACGCGGTGGCCGCGAAGCACGGCGTCTCGATTGCCGCCGTGGCCAGCAAGTGGGTGCTCGATCAGCCCGGTGTGGCCGGCGTGATTGTCGGCGCGCGGCTCGGCCAGTCGGCACATGTGGCCGATACGGCCAAATTATTCACGTTTACGCTCGACGAAAGCGATCTGCGCACCATCGCCGACGCCCAGTCGGCGCTCTCGGCCATTCCTGGTGACTGCGGTGACGAGTATCGCCACGCGCCGTATCTCACGGCCAGCGGTGACCTCAGTCATCATGTCTCGCAGTTTCCTGCCCCGTTCACCACGCGCCCAGGCGTGAATGGACGCACGCTCGCCCTCAGCGGCACCGTGTGGGAGCCGATGGCTGGTTACAGCCGCGCCGTGCGCAAAGGCCAGTCCATCTCCGTGTCGGGCACCACCGCCACGCATGGCGATCGCCTCATCGGCGGCACCGACGCCGCCGCACAGGCGCACTTCGCGATCGACAAGATCGCCGGCGCTATCCAGTCGCTTGGGGGCACACTGGAGGACGTGGTGCGCACCCGCGTGTTCGTGTCAAACGTGGACCATTGGGAGCCGGTCGCGCGCGCCCACGGCGAGCGCTTCGGTCACATCCTGCCGGCCAATACGCTGGTGGAAGCGCAGCTCGTGGGCGCTGAGTATCTGGTGGAAATCGAAGCGGATGCTATCGTGGCAGACGCTATCGTCTCCGAAGCCTGA
- a CDS encoding APC family permease codes for MTVPSRPTGLRRELGVIALASTGICSMVGAGINIVPFALQRTVPGVGDWVLVAYALAAVPAALAALCYAMLGSAMPRAGGSYVYASRAIGPYAGFLASFSQWFGLCIAIGVVSYVIPPFLRDIAAAAQWTTVAAALDQRLVRLVLALLFLWTFVFVNLRGVRAVANTLLPLMLVMFVCGGLVIVTGFSHSPAEYVELLASQQRALPPEPARASFWLVVPPAAAILFSSFIGFDAIAQAGGEAKNPTRSIPLAIGLTIAIVGAFYFLFTAAVYHTVPWWHVAAESRVRDVTAPGLLAPLTSPLVAIIMVSGAAVSLINDLPGMLLGVSRLCFAWAEDGVFPQGLAAVHSRYGTPHVALFVSAVLATIGIFGGHFAGDFFLGVDILVTAMLVNFIIMAVSVLRLPSRNPALAHAMRVLPSRALQITVAGTAVVLLSVLLVVHTWRDLHTDVSVWYARSTPVWIIVMVIGSAIYWRETRALARRGGDLNAITAVLPPE; via the coding sequence GTGACGGTGCCCTCACGCCCCACCGGACTACGCCGCGAGCTCGGCGTGATCGCTCTGGCGTCCACCGGCATCTGTTCGATGGTAGGGGCCGGCATCAACATCGTCCCCTTTGCGCTGCAACGCACCGTGCCCGGTGTGGGCGACTGGGTGCTCGTGGCCTACGCCCTAGCCGCCGTCCCGGCCGCGCTGGCCGCCTTGTGCTACGCCATGCTGGGCAGCGCCATGCCGCGCGCCGGCGGATCCTATGTATACGCCAGCCGTGCGATCGGCCCCTACGCGGGCTTTCTCGCCAGCTTCTCGCAATGGTTCGGCTTGTGTATCGCCATCGGCGTGGTGTCGTATGTCATCCCACCGTTCTTGCGCGACATCGCCGCGGCGGCGCAGTGGACCACGGTGGCCGCTGCACTTGATCAGCGCCTGGTACGACTGGTACTCGCCCTGCTCTTCTTGTGGACGTTCGTGTTCGTGAACCTCCGCGGCGTGCGCGCCGTGGCAAATACGCTCCTGCCGCTCATGCTGGTGATGTTCGTATGTGGTGGTCTCGTGATTGTGACGGGCTTCTCGCATTCGCCGGCCGAGTACGTCGAACTGCTGGCGTCGCAACAGCGCGCGCTGCCGCCGGAACCGGCCCGTGCCTCGTTCTGGCTGGTCGTACCACCGGCGGCGGCAATACTGTTCTCGAGCTTCATTGGATTCGATGCTATCGCCCAGGCGGGCGGTGAGGCGAAGAACCCGACGCGCTCCATTCCGCTCGCCATCGGTCTCACGATTGCCATCGTGGGCGCGTTCTACTTTCTGTTTACCGCCGCCGTGTACCACACGGTGCCGTGGTGGCACGTGGCGGCTGAGAGTCGCGTGCGCGACGTCACCGCACCCGGATTGCTCGCACCGCTCACGTCGCCGCTGGTGGCGATCATCATGGTGTCGGGCGCGGCCGTCTCGCTCATCAATGACCTGCCCGGCATGCTGTTGGGCGTGTCACGCCTGTGCTTCGCCTGGGCGGAGGATGGCGTATTTCCGCAGGGACTAGCTGCCGTGCACAGCCGATACGGCACACCGCACGTGGCGTTGTTCGTGTCGGCCGTGCTGGCCACGATCGGCATCTTCGGTGGTCATTTCGCCGGCGACTTTTTTCTGGGCGTCGACATCCTGGTCACCGCCATGCTGGTGAACTTCATCATCATGGCGGTGTCGGTGCTGCGACTGCCGTCGCGGAATCCAGCGCTCGCGCACGCCATGCGTGTGCTACCGTCGCGCGCGTTGCAGATCACCGTGGCCGGTACGGCAGTCGTGCTGCTGTCGGTCCTGCTGGTGGTACACACCTGGCGCGACCTGCATACCGATGTCTCCGTATGGTACGCGCGCTCCACACCCGTCTGGATCATCGTGATGGTGATCGGTAGCGCGATCTACTGGCGTGAAACCCGCGCCCTCGCTCGCCGCGGCGGCGACCTGAACGCGATCACGGCTGTACTTCCTCCTGAATAG
- a CDS encoding prolyl oligopeptidase family serine peptidase: MTLLSRSSRRLASYAVVALVPAIVPAVAQAQYRQPPQPIAQILDQPATPLVQMSPDRQRLLLLERPALPPISEVAAFEYRLAGLRFDPKTSGPTRGQSYTGLSLQAVSGGAARRIQASIPAGASIENVSWSADGQKIAFTVTSDDAITLWIADVATAQAKLLTSQRLTAILGSPCSWVSTAALACTFVPATRRAAPAMTSAPEGPIVQEALTGRSDRAATYQDLLKSPFDEAIFEHYGTSQLAIVSLDGTVKAVGAPGMRTDVNASPDGRFLLVSTLSRPFSYTVPLNFFPTRTEVWSMDGGVVKSIYTRSLIERVPWGGNGALAGIRNVQWRRDVDATLAYTEALDGGDSDSKADKRDRIALLEAPFTGTPKTLLETSWRAGAITWGTAGLAIARENEGKTRKTRAWIIDPSGAKTPRLLWERSSEDRYADPGDFLTTRDARGQTVLLTTPDKKVAFLTGLGAGPEGDRPFVDRFDLTTAAKTRLFQSAAPYYEQPIGMLDVKGTIALTRRESKADAPNYFVRDFVRRIAPRALTQFTDPAPVFSGVTSQLITYTRPDGVKLSATIYLPAGYDKAKDGPLPFFLWAYPLEFRSREAASQVVGSPYRFVRPSGASHLFMLTQGYGVMDNPTMPIVGVDGKEPNDTYVEQLTASAKAAVDTIVAMGVADRDRIGVGGHSYGASMTANLLAHTRLFRAGVAESGAYNRTLTPFGFQGEERTYWDAPELYGAMSPFTYANKIKDPILLVHGMADNNTGTYPIQSERMYQALKGNGTTTRYVQLPGESHGYRARESVGHALAEMTAWLDQYVKTKKRTTM; the protein is encoded by the coding sequence GTGACTCTTCTCTCTCGCTCATCGCGTCGCCTCGCGTCATATGCTGTGGTGGCGCTGGTTCCAGCCATCGTACCGGCCGTGGCGCAGGCGCAGTACCGGCAGCCGCCGCAGCCGATCGCACAGATTCTCGACCAGCCGGCGACGCCGCTGGTGCAGATGAGCCCCGACCGTCAGCGTCTGCTGCTGTTGGAGCGCCCGGCGCTGCCACCGATCAGTGAAGTGGCCGCCTTCGAGTATCGCTTGGCCGGTCTGCGCTTCGATCCGAAAACCAGCGGCCCCACGCGAGGGCAGAGCTACACGGGTCTGTCGCTTCAGGCCGTGAGCGGTGGTGCGGCGCGCAGGATTCAAGCGTCGATTCCCGCCGGCGCCAGCATTGAAAACGTGTCGTGGTCGGCCGACGGTCAGAAGATCGCTTTCACCGTGACCAGCGACGACGCGATCACGTTGTGGATCGCCGATGTCGCGACGGCGCAGGCCAAGCTGCTCACGTCGCAGCGTCTTACGGCAATTCTGGGCAGTCCCTGCTCGTGGGTGTCGACCGCCGCGCTGGCCTGCACCTTCGTGCCTGCTACGCGCCGCGCCGCACCGGCCATGACGTCCGCGCCGGAAGGGCCGATCGTGCAGGAAGCGCTCACCGGACGAAGTGATCGTGCGGCCACGTATCAGGATTTGCTCAAGAGCCCGTTCGACGAGGCGATCTTCGAACACTATGGCACGAGTCAGCTCGCGATCGTGTCGCTTGATGGCACCGTGAAGGCGGTCGGCGCGCCGGGCATGCGCACCGACGTGAACGCGTCGCCGGATGGACGATTCCTGCTAGTCAGCACGCTGTCGCGTCCGTTCTCGTATACCGTGCCGCTGAACTTCTTCCCCACGCGCACTGAAGTGTGGTCGATGGACGGCGGGGTGGTGAAGTCCATCTACACGCGTTCGCTCATCGAGCGCGTGCCATGGGGTGGCAACGGCGCTCTGGCCGGTATTCGTAACGTGCAGTGGCGTCGTGATGTCGATGCCACGCTGGCGTATACGGAAGCACTCGACGGCGGCGACAGCGACTCGAAGGCCGACAAGCGCGATCGCATTGCGTTGCTCGAGGCGCCGTTCACCGGCACCCCGAAGACGCTGCTGGAAACGAGTTGGCGCGCCGGCGCGATCACGTGGGGCACGGCAGGTCTCGCCATTGCGCGCGAGAACGAAGGCAAGACACGGAAGACGCGCGCATGGATCATTGATCCGTCGGGCGCCAAGACACCGCGGTTGCTGTGGGAGCGTTCGAGCGAAGACCGCTACGCCGATCCCGGCGACTTCCTCACCACGCGTGACGCACGCGGCCAGACGGTGCTGCTGACCACGCCCGATAAAAAGGTCGCGTTCCTGACCGGACTCGGCGCCGGACCGGAAGGCGATCGCCCGTTCGTCGATCGCTTTGATCTGACCACCGCTGCCAAGACGCGCCTGTTCCAGAGTGCCGCGCCGTACTACGAGCAGCCGATCGGGATGCTCGATGTCAAAGGCACCATCGCCCTCACGCGTCGCGAGTCGAAGGCCGACGCGCCCAACTATTTCGTGCGCGATTTCGTGCGCCGCATCGCGCCGCGCGCACTCACGCAGTTCACCGATCCGGCGCCCGTATTCTCAGGTGTCACCAGCCAGCTGATCACGTATACGCGGCCCGATGGCGTGAAGTTGTCGGCCACGATCTATCTGCCGGCCGGCTACGACAAGGCGAAGGACGGCCCGCTGCCGTTCTTCCTGTGGGCGTATCCGCTCGAGTTCCGCTCGCGCGAAGCGGCATCACAGGTGGTCGGCTCGCCGTACCGCTTCGTGCGGCCCAGTGGCGCGTCGCATCTCTTCATGCTGACGCAGGGATACGGCGTGATGGACAATCCCACCATGCCGATCGTGGGCGTGGATGGGAAGGAGCCGAATGACACGTACGTCGAGCAGCTCACCGCAAGCGCGAAGGCCGCGGTGGACACGATCGTGGCGATGGGCGTGGCCGATCGCGATCGCATCGGTGTGGGCGGACACTCGTATGGCGCCTCCATGACGGCCAACCTGCTGGCGCACACGCGCCTGTTCCGCGCCGGCGTGGCGGAGAGCGGTGCGTACAATCGCACCCTCACGCCGTTCGGCTTCCAGGGCGAAGAGCGTACCTACTGGGATGCGCCCGAGCTGTACGGTGCGATGTCGCCCTTCACGTATGCCAACAAGATCAAGGATCCGATCCTGCTGGTGCACGGCATGGCCGACAACAACACCGGTACGTATCCGATTCAGAGCGAGCGTATGTATCAGGCGCTCAAGGGGAACGGCACCACGACGCGCTACGTGCAGTTGCCGGGTGAGTCGCACGGCTACCGCGCCCGCGAGAGCGTCGGACACGCCCTCGCCGAAATGACAGCGTGGCTCGATCAGTACGTGAAGACGAAGAAGCGCACCACGATGTGA
- a CDS encoding amidohydrolase: MTPRTRSHALAAAALVLSAAASPAAAQGKAADPLAAEIETRMTAVMPKVIAWRRDIHEHPELSNQEVRTAALVEKHLRALGLEVQPNVGKTGVIGILRGGKPGPVVALRADMDALPVTELVDLPFKSTVRTMYNGQEVGVMHACGHDNHVAIMMGTAEVLAGMKERIPGTVKFIFQPAEEGLGGAEAMIADGALQNPRPSAIFGLHVWPSALGSLSTRAGGFMAAADQIDIVVKGRQTHGSAPWSGVDPIVIAAQIVMGLQTVASRQIDVTAAPAVITIGMIQGGNRGNIIPDSVVMIGTIRTFDPEMRKDIHARVKRTVEDIAHSGGATARVTLSIGGLITQNDASLLEKMTPTLQRTAGDGGFKTINPVTGSEDFPAFTKEIPGLFYFLGVAPKGMDQKSQPANHSPLFFADEAALPTGVRAMTNLAVDYLKSGGIATAKPAMKQ, from the coding sequence ATGACGCCTCGCACACGTTCTCATGCGCTGGCCGCGGCCGCGCTCGTATTGTCGGCTGCTGCGTCACCCGCTGCCGCGCAGGGTAAAGCCGCCGACCCACTCGCGGCGGAGATCGAAACGCGCATGACGGCGGTCATGCCGAAGGTGATCGCCTGGCGTCGCGACATTCATGAGCATCCCGAGCTGTCGAATCAGGAGGTGCGCACCGCTGCCCTGGTGGAGAAGCATTTGCGCGCGCTCGGACTCGAAGTGCAGCCGAACGTGGGTAAGACCGGTGTGATCGGCATTCTGCGCGGCGGCAAGCCAGGGCCGGTGGTCGCGCTGCGGGCCGATATGGACGCGCTCCCCGTGACGGAGCTGGTGGACCTGCCCTTCAAGAGCACAGTCCGCACGATGTACAACGGCCAGGAAGTCGGCGTGATGCACGCCTGCGGACACGACAATCACGTCGCGATCATGATGGGCACCGCCGAAGTGCTGGCGGGCATGAAGGAGCGCATTCCCGGCACGGTGAAGTTCATTTTCCAGCCGGCCGAGGAAGGACTCGGTGGCGCTGAGGCGATGATCGCCGACGGCGCCCTGCAGAACCCGCGTCCCTCGGCGATCTTCGGCTTGCATGTGTGGCCGTCGGCGTTGGGATCCCTCAGCACGCGCGCCGGTGGATTCATGGCCGCCGCCGATCAGATCGACATCGTCGTGAAGGGACGGCAGACGCACGGCTCGGCGCCGTGGTCGGGTGTCGATCCCATTGTAATCGCAGCGCAGATCGTGATGGGACTGCAAACCGTGGCCAGCCGGCAGATCGACGTGACCGCCGCGCCGGCGGTGATCACGATCGGCATGATTCAGGGCGGTAATCGCGGCAACATCATCCCCGACAGTGTGGTGATGATCGGTACGATCCGCACCTTCGATCCCGAGATGCGCAAAGACATTCACGCCCGCGTGAAGCGCACGGTGGAAGACATCGCGCACTCCGGCGGCGCCACGGCGCGGGTGACGTTGTCCATCGGTGGACTCATCACGCAGAACGACGCATCGCTGCTCGAGAAGATGACGCCAACGCTGCAGCGCACGGCGGGCGATGGCGGCTTTAAAACCATCAATCCCGTCACAGGCTCCGAAGACTTCCCCGCCTTCACCAAGGAGATTCCGGGACTCTTCTACTTCCTTGGCGTGGCGCCGAAGGGGATGGATCAAAAGTCTCAGCCGGCCAACCACTCGCCGCTGTTCTTCGCCGACGAGGCCGCGCTGCCGACCGGCGTGCGCGCGATGACAAATCTTGCCGTGGACTATCTCAAGAGCGGCGGCATCGCGACCGCCAAGCCGGCCATGAAGCAGTAA